One Henriciella litoralis genomic window carries:
- a CDS encoding NADP-dependent oxidoreductase — protein sequence MNTVTQTDCLAWKLVSRPTTDVRADHFELSKVSLPELEKGEVLVRARFLSIEPLLRGRLMDRSSYAASVQLGEIMTGRALSEVVDSRSEEFKPGDIVEHWLGWREQAVVSASELRAVETGPWPISANLGVLGSSGLSAYLALTEIGQPQPGDTVLVTAASGAVGALVVQIAKKLGCRVIGVAGSPEKCRFVTSIGADATINYKTDDLDSAIREAAPDGINVFFDSVGGPIHDAAMSHLALHARVVIFGTMDFYANPDRPDIGPRHLRTILVKRAMLRGFLIRDFDDKVPEARAQLAAWWRDGELTAREDIRLGFEKAPQALADVIAGRAQGKVLVEVA from the coding sequence ATGAACACAGTCACCCAAACCGATTGTCTGGCATGGAAGCTGGTCAGTCGCCCCACAACCGATGTGCGGGCCGATCACTTCGAGCTTTCAAAAGTGAGCTTGCCCGAACTTGAGAAAGGCGAGGTGCTGGTCAGGGCGCGCTTCTTGTCTATCGAGCCTCTTCTGCGGGGTCGGCTCATGGATAGGTCGAGCTACGCTGCAAGCGTCCAGCTGGGTGAGATCATGACGGGCCGGGCGCTCAGCGAAGTCGTCGACTCCCGATCTGAGGAATTCAAACCTGGTGACATCGTAGAACACTGGCTCGGCTGGCGAGAGCAAGCCGTGGTCAGCGCCAGTGAGCTCAGAGCCGTTGAAACCGGTCCATGGCCCATCTCGGCAAATCTGGGTGTTCTCGGATCATCCGGGCTGTCCGCCTATCTCGCCTTGACTGAGATTGGACAGCCTCAACCGGGCGATACCGTTCTTGTTACGGCTGCATCGGGCGCTGTCGGCGCACTTGTCGTCCAGATCGCAAAGAAGCTTGGCTGTAGGGTCATCGGCGTCGCGGGCAGCCCCGAGAAATGTCGCTTCGTGACGTCAATCGGCGCCGACGCGACCATCAATTACAAGACGGATGATCTGGACTCCGCGATCCGTGAGGCTGCGCCGGACGGCATCAATGTCTTCTTCGATTCCGTTGGCGGACCAATTCACGACGCTGCCATGAGCCATCTCGCCTTGCACGCCCGGGTCGTCATCTTCGGCACGATGGATTTCTACGCCAATCCTGATCGCCCGGACATCGGGCCAAGGCATCTAAGAACAATCCTCGTAAAGCGGGCAATGCTGAGAGGATTCCTCATCCGAGACTTTGACGACAAGGTTCCTGAAGCCCGGGCGCAGCTAGCGGCCTGGTGGCGTGATGGCGAACTGACGGCCCGGGAAGATATCCGACTGGGTTTCGAAAAAGCCCCGCAAGCGCTCGCCGATGTGATTGCCGGCCGTGCGCAAGGCAAAGTTCTGGTCGAGGTCGCGTAG
- a CDS encoding nuclear transport factor 2 family protein, whose amino-acid sequence MDEMQRALIEKQCEGLSIRFANYVDQGRAEDVANLFSDDGSFSRAGQVLDGPDQLRAFLEKRPSARVTRHICTNIEVNVVGPTEATGVTYFLLFDGSREADSEGPLPLMSPAALGEYHDTFVLTPEGWRIKERSARAVFRKAEG is encoded by the coding sequence ATGGATGAGATGCAGCGCGCTTTGATCGAAAAGCAGTGTGAGGGGCTGTCGATCAGATTTGCAAATTATGTGGACCAAGGGCGAGCTGAGGACGTTGCGAATCTGTTTTCGGACGACGGATCATTTTCCCGGGCTGGGCAGGTCCTCGATGGTCCTGACCAGCTACGCGCCTTTCTGGAAAAACGTCCGTCCGCAAGAGTAACCCGTCACATTTGTACGAATATTGAGGTGAACGTGGTGGGCCCGACTGAGGCGACCGGAGTCACTTACTTTCTGTTGTTTGACGGAAGCCGGGAGGCTGATTCCGAGGGCCCGCTGCCTCTCATGTCGCCAGCTGCTCTCGGGGAGTACCACGACACTTTCGTGCTCACGCCGGAGGGCTGGCGGATCAAGGAGAGATCCGCCCGAGCAGTGTTTCGTAAAGCGGAGGGGTAA
- a CDS encoding fumarylacetoacetate hydrolase family protein, with amino-acid sequence MKIVKFSFKNLFGEGVVEGDQVRVAHLSEALDALQAPFTLASRTQTEIDDLLADSGRSIPLSEVDLLPPIHAASKLICLGFNYKTHVEETHADIGEAPALFARWQDSIVGHGSNVLLPPESDTFDFEGEIAVVIGRAGRRILPDQAAGHVFGYTCFFDGSIRAFQKHSPTAGKNFPSSGSLGPWIMTADEAGDPDAFGLETYVAGEQMQSTRGDLMIFGVADVISYVSQFTNLSPGDVIATGTPGGVGAKRTPPRWLKPGEDVEVRISPIGSLKNTVVLEA; translated from the coding sequence ATGAAAATCGTTAAATTCTCTTTCAAGAACCTGTTCGGTGAAGGTGTGGTCGAAGGCGATCAGGTTCGTGTCGCGCATCTGTCTGAGGCGCTAGATGCCCTCCAGGCGCCGTTCACCCTGGCATCCAGAACACAAACTGAAATCGACGATCTACTCGCGGATTCCGGCCGAAGCATCCCTTTGAGCGAGGTCGACTTGCTTCCGCCAATCCATGCTGCGTCGAAGCTGATTTGCCTTGGTTTCAACTACAAGACCCATGTCGAGGAAACGCACGCTGACATCGGTGAGGCGCCCGCCTTGTTTGCCAGATGGCAAGACTCGATTGTCGGGCATGGCTCAAATGTCCTGCTTCCGCCAGAATCGGACACGTTCGATTTCGAGGGAGAAATTGCGGTTGTGATTGGCAGGGCAGGGCGTCGGATATTGCCCGACCAAGCCGCAGGTCATGTGTTTGGCTACACATGCTTTTTTGATGGCAGTATCAGGGCGTTTCAGAAACATTCCCCCACGGCGGGAAAGAACTTTCCCAGCTCTGGCAGTCTCGGCCCCTGGATCATGACCGCTGACGAAGCGGGAGATCCGGACGCGTTCGGTCTTGAGACTTACGTCGCCGGCGAACAGATGCAATCCACGCGTGGAGACCTCATGATATTCGGTGTGGCCGATGTCATTTCCTATGTTTCGCAGTTTACGAACCTGTCGCCGGGCGACGTCATTGCGACAGGAACCCCTGGAGGTGTCGGCGCGAAGCGAACTCCGCCCCGGTGGCTGAAGCCAGGTGAAGACGTGGAGGTCAGGATTTCACCGATTGGAAGCCTGAAGAACACCGTTGTTCTGGAAGCCTGA
- a CDS encoding FAD-dependent monooxygenase has protein sequence MKRDIKDLLIVGAGPAGIAASMFASKLGLTHTVVERRSGLHRHPQAHVIKTRSLEILRRFGVDAAIHAAGTPVEHQRFTTWCTTLCGPEYGRIDLLGRKGPCDRFFSVSPSYPANLSQNKLEPILYDCAKALGGGTFLFDTECLSATTQGDHAVATLRCNDKVYEEHARFIIAADGAASGVRAGLGIDFEGPNALAQFCAVHLEADFTPLVQHMPGVLYWVLNPEISGVFIVHDMKTTQVFMFPYDPKKTDKASFTTAYCETLVRSAIGCDHPFRVSNVDTWTMSAQVAEEYRSDRVLLAGDAAHRFPPTGGLGLNTGLQDINNLMWKLKFVIEGRAPIELLDTYTRECRPVAQRNCQRSAENHERMARVEEIIGVSEDPVAFEASIADLFSENGRQRRRDLQQALLEQLPHFAYLDVEMAPQYVVGAFGSSLASELPPLMTKEGYTPGLSPGSGLPHFEVETGVSSLDVLAFDAFTLFVSSTFQRAWSDGLQAAPDLMDMVRIYPVSEPFRHKWDRLCNMEDVAVLVRPDGHIGWVFPASCEKKTEQLRVALDVILQKQAADLHATAPA, from the coding sequence ATGAAACGCGACATAAAAGATCTACTCATCGTCGGGGCGGGCCCGGCCGGCATTGCTGCGTCCATGTTCGCCTCCAAGCTTGGCCTCACCCACACGGTTGTTGAGCGCCGAAGCGGATTGCATCGCCACCCTCAGGCGCACGTCATCAAGACCCGGTCCCTGGAGATTCTGCGCCGTTTTGGTGTGGATGCCGCCATACATGCGGCGGGAACGCCTGTTGAGCATCAGCGCTTTACAACCTGGTGCACAACACTGTGCGGTCCCGAGTATGGTCGGATCGATTTGCTGGGTCGAAAGGGGCCTTGTGACCGCTTCTTTTCGGTAAGTCCGAGCTATCCGGCGAACCTGTCACAAAACAAGCTTGAGCCGATTTTGTATGACTGTGCGAAAGCGCTCGGCGGCGGCACTTTTCTATTCGATACGGAATGCTTGTCCGCAACAACGCAGGGCGATCATGCGGTCGCAACGCTTCGGTGTAATGATAAGGTCTATGAAGAGCATGCGCGCTTCATCATCGCGGCTGATGGTGCCGCAAGTGGAGTCCGAGCTGGCCTGGGTATCGATTTTGAGGGGCCGAATGCGCTCGCACAATTCTGTGCCGTTCATTTAGAAGCGGATTTTACGCCGCTTGTACAACACATGCCCGGTGTTCTGTATTGGGTCCTCAATCCGGAAATTTCGGGCGTGTTCATTGTGCACGACATGAAGACAACTCAGGTTTTCATGTTTCCGTACGACCCCAAAAAAACCGACAAGGCGAGCTTCACAACAGCATATTGCGAGACCCTGGTGCGAAGTGCGATCGGTTGCGATCACCCTTTCAGGGTTTCGAACGTCGATACCTGGACCATGTCGGCGCAAGTCGCCGAGGAGTATCGAAGCGACCGGGTTCTGCTCGCAGGTGATGCCGCGCACAGATTTCCGCCTACGGGTGGGCTCGGTCTCAATACCGGGCTTCAGGACATCAACAATCTGATGTGGAAGCTGAAGTTTGTTATCGAGGGCCGGGCGCCAATAGAGCTCCTTGACACTTATACGAGGGAGTGCCGCCCGGTTGCTCAGCGAAATTGCCAACGATCCGCGGAAAATCACGAACGAATGGCGCGCGTTGAAGAGATCATCGGCGTGTCTGAAGACCCTGTTGCATTCGAGGCGTCTATTGCCGATCTCTTCAGCGAGAATGGTCGACAGCGCCGACGAGACTTGCAACAGGCGCTTCTCGAACAATTGCCTCATTTTGCCTATCTGGATGTCGAGATGGCCCCGCAGTATGTGGTCGGCGCATTTGGCTCCTCTTTGGCAAGTGAATTGCCGCCGCTGATGACAAAAGAAGGTTACACGCCGGGCTTAAGTCCTGGGTCTGGTTTGCCCCATTTCGAAGTGGAGACTGGGGTGTCGTCGCTCGATGTGCTCGCGTTTGACGCGTTCACACTCTTCGTGTCGAGCACATTTCAGAGAGCTTGGTCGGACGGTCTCCAGGCCGCTCCGGACCTGATGGATATGGTCAGGATTTATCCCGTCAGCGAGCCATTTCGGCATAAATGGGACCGGCTCTGCAACATGGAAGACGTCGCTGTTCTCGTCCGTCCGGATGGGCATATAGGCTGGGTGTTTCCAGCAAGTTGCGAAAAGAAGACTGAACAACTGCGCGTAGCTCTCGATGTGATCCTGCAAAAGCAAGCGGCTGACCTGCATGCGACTGCGCCGGCTTGA
- a CDS encoding carboxymuconolactone decarboxylase family protein codes for MRLRRLDRAALSERQREVAESIAATRSGGLAGPFAAWLHAPVAANLAEKLGAHLRYGTSLPAQVTESVILAVAASCNCALERQIHEPIARRSGVPEDLIRTLVSKDMLECEGPMSTAALAARQIVEGNKLSDETYKACVEEFGEAGTVELILVAGYYVLVALTINAFEVGIEDTV; via the coding sequence ATGCGACTGCGCCGGCTTGACAGAGCAGCCCTCTCTGAGCGGCAGAGAGAGGTCGCAGAAAGCATTGCGGCGACCCGGTCGGGTGGTCTTGCGGGTCCGTTCGCGGCCTGGCTCCATGCCCCTGTCGCAGCGAACCTCGCCGAAAAGCTCGGTGCTCACCTTCGTTACGGGACGTCATTGCCTGCGCAGGTGACTGAGTCTGTCATCCTTGCTGTTGCTGCAAGCTGTAATTGCGCGCTTGAGCGCCAAATTCACGAGCCGATCGCAAGGCGCAGCGGCGTCCCTGAAGACCTCATCAGAACGCTGGTCTCAAAGGATATGCTGGAGTGCGAGGGGCCAATGTCAACGGCGGCCCTGGCCGCAAGGCAGATCGTCGAGGGAAACAAACTGAGCGACGAAACTTATAAGGCCTGCGTCGAAGAATTCGGAGAAGCGGGAACAGTCGAGCTGATCCTTGTTGCAGGTTACTATGTTCTGGTGGCTCTGACGATCAATGCCTTTGAAGTCGGCATTGAGGATACGGTTTGA